From a single Nakaseomyces glabratus chromosome H, complete sequence genomic region:
- the KRE2 gene encoding alpha-1,2-mannosyltransferase KRE2 (CAGL0H07403g~Ortholog(s) have alpha-1,2-mannosyltransferase activity) — protein sequence MAIFLSKRLIRLCAMVTVLLLLLATLNTHQSSSQYVSGYLPSQLRLPDSSNFGFPSGGASDVTVGQTTELEDPTKELEAARAKADKDTDAGNISNPDEKAPGDSGKALEQAANAEAAVKDMTKKDIEEYLAPSFANKGKRPKAAFVTLIRNRELNDILEPMNMVEKRFNKNYHYPWVFLNNEPFTEEFKETVKKHASGEVIFDLIPKEHWGYPDYVDQDKAAIERKKMADKNIIYGDSESYRHMCRFQSGFFWREKALEDFDWYWRVEPSTKIYCDIPYDPFQYMQDNKKAYGFTITIHEYRSTIESLWKTVKNFIKDFPQYLAKDNLEKFVSEDNLEEYNLCHFWSNFEIANLNVWRSPAYRDFFDYLDKTGNFFYERWGDAPVHSIFVSLFLPKSYLHYFNDFGYYHPPYNHCPIDNEIFRDRNCDCTQKDDFTFKGYSCGIQYHNAQGIKKPSNWEDYSD from the coding sequence ATGGCTATTTTCTTGTCAAAGAGGCTGATCAGGCTATGTGCCATGGTCACCGTGTTGTTGCTACTATTGGCAACTTTGAACACACACCAGTCCAGTTCTCAATATGTGAGCGGTTATCTGCCATCGCAATTGAGGTTACCAGACAGTTCTAACTTTGGCTTCCCTAGTGGTGGTGCCTCCGATGTCACGGTAGGCCAAACCACCGAACTTGAGGACCCTACCAAAGAGCTAGAGGCTGCCAGAGCCAAGGCTGACAAGGATACCGATGCTGGTAATATTTCCAATCCGGACGAGAAGGCACCAGGCGATTCAGGCAAAGCTCTAGAGCAAGCTGCCAATGCTGAGGCCGCTGTTAAGGATATGACCAAGAAGGATATTGAGGAGTACCTGGCCCCATCTTTTGCCAACAAGGGTAAGAGACCAAAGGCCGCCTTTGTCACTCTGATTAGAAACAGAGAGCTAAACGACATCTTGGAACCAATGAACATGGTTGAAAAGAGATTCAACAAGAACTACCATTACCCATGGGTCTTCTTGAACAACGAGCCATTTACCGAAGAATTCAAGGAAACTGTCAAAAAGCATGCCTCTGGTGAAGTTATCTTCGACTTGATTCCTAAGGAGCACTGGGGCTATCCAGATTATGTTGACCAAGATAAGGCCGCTATCgagagaaagaagatgGCCGACAAGAATATTATCTACGGTGATAGTGAATCTTATAGACACATGTGCCGTTTCCAATCTGGTTTCTTCTGGAGAGAAAAGGCTTTAGAAGACTTTGACTGGTACTGGAGAGTCGAACCAAGCACAAAGATTTACTGTGATATTCCTTACGATCCATTCCAATACATGCAAGACAACAAGAAGGCCTATGGTTTCACAATCACTATCCATGAATACAGATCTACTATCGAATCTCTTTGGAAGACCGTCAAAAACTTCATCAAGGACTTCCCTCAGTACTTGGCCAAGGATAACTTGGAGAAGTTTGTCTCTGAAGACAACTTAGAAGAATACAACTTGTGCCACTTCTGGTCTAACTTCGAGATCGCTAACTTGAACGTTTGGAGATCACCAGCTTACAGagatttctttgattacCTAGATAAGACTGGTAACTTTTTCTATGAGAGATGGGGTGATGCTCCTGTCCATTCTATTTTTGTCTCTTTGTTCTTACCAAAGAGCTACTTACACTATTTCAACGATTTTGGCTACTACCATCCTCCTTATAACCACTGTCCAATTGACAATGAAATTTTCAGAGACAGAAACTGTGACTGTACTCAAAAGGATGACTTCACCTTCAAGGGTTATTCTTGTGGTATTCAATACCATAATGCTCAAGGTATCAAGAAACCAAGCAATTGGGAAGATTACAGCGATTAA
- the CNS1 gene encoding HSP70/90 family co-chaperone CNS1 (CAGL0H07425g~Ortholog(s) have Hsp70 protein binding, Hsp90 protein binding, ribosome binding activity, role in cellular response to drug, protein folding and cytosol, nucleus localization), whose translation MSSTKKEYKKPQKYVPGINDPILPPQLAEFQDKSTDEVLTELNRMPFFMTKLDNSDGDGGENVELEALKALAYEGEPHEIAENFKKQGNDLYKVKRFRDARELYSKGIDVKCQVNTINESLYANRAACELEIKNYRRCINDCKQALQLNPKNIKCYYRIAKAFTALERLDEALESIEFGEKIDNTNKSLKTLKLHIETKQLEIEARRLKLENEKKERENYQFILNSAIELRNITNIKTSKPAELLREASIKLENPLELESQLIIPAVVLFPLSDEFDFIAEVGELSTVQDVIDILMERPPEWFERPEHKGYSSKSLLAFMETEGGGLVKAGKKLTFHDILRKEKPNVPLFDSALKVFLVPKDQSDDWLSKWDKEKALARR comes from the coding sequence ATGTCTTCAaccaaaaaagaatataagAAACCCCAAAAATATGTTCCTGGGATTAATGATCCCATACTGCCTCCACAATTGGCCGAATTTCAAGACAAAAGCACTGATGAGGTGCTTACCGAGTTAAACAGAATGCCCTTTTTTATGACTAAGTTGGATAATTCTGATGGTGATGGTGGTGAAAATGTCGAACTTGAAGCTTTGAAAGCACTAGCATATGAAGGTGAACCACATGAAATTGCAGAAAACTTTAAAAAACAAGGTAACGATCTATACAAAGTTAAGAGATTTCGTGACGCCAGAGAGCTATACAGCAAAGGTATTGATGTTAAATGTCAAGTAAACACCATTAATGAATCTCTTTATGCAAATAGAGCTGCCTGTGAactagaaataaaaaactacCGTCGCTGCATCAATGACTGTAAACAGGCACTACAACTGAATCccaaaaatattaaatgttACTATAGAATTGCCAAAGCCTTTACTGCGCTCGAAAGATTAGATGAAGCTTTAGAGTCAATCGAGTTTGGcgaaaaaattgataatacCAACAAATCCCTCAAGACTTTGAAACTTCATATTGAAACCAAACAATTAGAAATTGAGGCAAGAAGACtaaaacttgaaaatgaaaagaaagaaaggGAAAACTATCAATTTATTCTAAACAGTGCTATTGAATTGCGGAATAtcacaaatataaaaaccTCCAAACCGGCAGAACTTCTTCGAGAAGCTAGTATTAAGCTGGAAAACCCACTCGAATTAGAATCTCAACTAATCATCCCGGCTGTTGTTCTATTCCCGCTGTCTGACGAGTTTGACTTTATTGCTGAGGTTGGAGAACTTTCAACTGTACAGGATGTTATAGATATTTTAATGGAAAGGCCTCCAGAGTGGTTTGAAAGACCAGAACACAAGGGTTATTCCTCAAAATCTCTACTGGCTTTTATGGAAACCGAAGGTGGTGGCCTTGTTAAAGCTGGTAAGAAATTAACATTCCATGACATTttaaggaaagaaaaaccaaATGTCCCTCTATTCGATTCTGCATTAAAGGTCTTTTTAGTTCCAAAAGACCAGAGCGACGACTGGCTTTCTAAATGGGATAAGGAAAAAGCACTAGCTCGCCGTTAG
- the SLI15 gene encoding Sli15p (CAGL0H07447g~Ortholog(s) have protein kinase activator activity, role in protein phosphorylation, regulation of cytokinesis and chromosome passenger complex, kinetochore microtubule, spindle midzone localization): protein MDWAINAAKKKTKAIPGGSRSIIESLNKLNNISCDGQDAINEILSDIDFSLLGISILPADKNRSLIIKTKNIEHLDTKPDSKDDNSTRNELKSIEVNPLSEDNSTVFNVKATLSSAAPKKNKDLVNTPIKRESGIPSITPKSMSIEKKDENGLTSNDVTIANSSSLKEKDSKSGSPTKSEWSPFKSNKSFSNLSSNINETLKHQNHNIIDTHNQTTTKEGEDTSILSNNDKNKAESETKISSKSFTNKERVLRKRSNMFIPLPTKETYVIKSSPDKQSNNQEVSKLGSMSKSNKLHNLKSEMPLTIKDVRLDSSKQNLNESSEKNRKISASDNVFERLAKVPTKSFEKKITKTYKPYSDSKSMYSPTRKRNSLAGKGIIKTTSGQVDTSMNETLKGIFELNSPKTLLSNDSKAQIVSSSTSIATNKGMRKSLQPRIDVKSLSTVTSRLIPNGRSELNDGNNKVNLHSNKSSHGIYLNKMKPTERLTPIRIKSGNTITSPTESSLLKLSNRGSPKRVAKLHHKLDSKDPAKHKNDRLTNFQLLPSLESKKNELKKKLNKRLSEVMRSQQDHHRRRTELQKRKSQIYEDLKKRTKPASEIKDSNKKNVDTSLDGSNFIRYRDKTHNDTNSEMKGILDTINTVDHRIIIGESTRNQEENVGDATLPEIYSDSEADDTLVLATWAETANLKKALVDQAGLDPNDIFGPAYPLKPEEIFSPTRMAKLKSKH from the coding sequence ATGGACTGGGCTATCAACGCAgctaagaagaaaactaaAGCGATTCCTGGCGGCTCAAGGTCGATTATTGAATCTCTGAATAAGCTGAATAACATATCTTGCGATGGGCAAGATGCTATAAATGAGATCTTAAGtgatattgatttttcGCTTTTGGGTATATCAATACTTCCAGCAGATAAGAATAGATcactaataataaaaacaaaaaatattgaacaCTTGGATACAAAGCCTGACAGTAAAGACGATAACTCAACTAGAAACGAACTGAAATCGATCGAAGTTAACCCACTTTCTGAAGATAATTCGACTGTATTCAATGTTAAAGCCACTTTGAGCAGTGCTGCacctaaaaaaaataaggaCTTAGTTAATACGCCTATAAAGAGAGAGAGTGGTATTCCTAGTATTACACCAAAGTCTATGTCAATAGAgaaaaaagatgaaaatggttTAACAAGTAATGATGTAACTATTGCAAATAGTAGCAGtttaaaggaaaaagaCAGTAAGTCAGGTTCTCCTACAAAATCTGAATGGTCCCCatttaaatcaaataagtcattttcaaatttgtcttcaaatattaatGAGACTTTAAAACACCAAAATCACAATATCATTGATACACATAATCAAACCACTACAAAAGAAGGTGAAGATACAAGTATTTTGTCTAATAATGACAAAAATAAAGCAGAGTCGGAGACAAAAATTAGTAGCAAATCTTTCACTAATAAGGAAAGAGTTTTACGAAAGAGGTCTAATATGTTTATACCACTGCCGACCAAAGAGACATATGTGATCAAGTCCTCACCTGATAAGCAAAGTAATAATCAGGAAGTTTCAAAATTGGGTTCTATGTCTAAGTCTAACAAACTTCACAATTTGAAGTCAGAAATGCCATTAACTATCAAAGATGTACGTTTGGATTCCAGTAAGCAAAATCTAAATGAGAGTTCAGAGAAAAATAGAAAGATATCAGCTAGTGATAATGTTTTTGAGCGTCTAGCAAAGGTTCCGACTAAATCTTTTGAGAAAAAGATAACGAAAACTTATAAACCATATTCCGATTCAAAAAGTATGTATTCTCCAACTAGAAAGCGTAATTCACTTGCAGGCAAGGGGATTATAAAGACCACCTCAGGTCAAGTGGATACATCAATGAATGAAACACTGAAAGGTATTTTTGAGTTGAATTCTCCTAAAACCTTGCTAAGTAATGACTCTAAAGCTCAGATCGTATCatcttcaacttcaattGCCACTAACAAAGGCATGCGAAAATCATTACAGCCCAGAATAGACGTAAAATCTTTATCTACTGTGACTAGTAGATTAATCCCAAATGGAAGATCAGAACTCAATGATGGAAATAATAAAGTTAATTTACACAGCAATAAGTCTAGTCATGGAATATATCTAAATAAAATGAAGCCTACAGAAAGATTAACTCCAATTAGGATTAAATCTGGTAATACAATCACATCGCCAACTGAATCAAGTTTGTTAAAGCTCAGTAACAGAGGATCCCCAAAACGAGTTGCTAAATTACACCATAAATTGGACTCAAAGGATCCTGCAAAGCATAAAAATGATAGATTAACTAACTTTCAACTTTTGCCTAGTTTGGAATCAAAGAAGAATgaattaaagaagaagttgaacaaAAGGTTATCTGAAGTCATGAGGAGCCAACAAGATCATCATAGAAGAAGGACTGAGTTACAAAAGAGGAAATCACAAATATATGAAGACCTTAAGAAAAGAACGAAACCGGCAAGTGAAATAAAAGACagcaacaagaaaaatgtTGATACTTCTCTTGATGGAAGTAATTTTATTCGATACCGCGATAAAACTCACAATGATACAAATAGTGAAATGAAAGGAATTCTGGATACAATCAATACTGTTGATCATAGAATCATTATTGGCGAGAGTACTCGAAACCAAGAGGAGAATGTTGGTGATGCTACTTTACCAGAAATTTATTCAGATTCGGAAGCGGATGATACCTTGGTGCTGGCCACTTGGGCAGAGACTgcaaatttgaagaaggcACTTGTTGATCAGGCCGGTTTGGATCcaaatgatatatttgGACCAGCATATCCTTTGAAACCAGAAGAAATATTCAGTCCCACTAGAATGGCTAAACTAAAATCCAAACACTAA
- the ICS2 gene encoding Ics2p (CAGL0H07469g~Putative adhesin-like protein), producing the protein MKSYLPQFSFESKEKSPSESKRRNRGIVDRLKKFNFPQVQSNDKSQNLGNSHPPDDRVTIRTISNDSADDHRVFSNYTYSTRDSFPSSHSENYELPKTPPPITPSGSPRRYKHRKSNAISVSTPEELYLPKTPDHNSDIYREDEGVFYLSSPTSDIISYKHQLSPETTIRDTKEQLRRNTVVGVANSLTEFAEKNRLDISGKVFADINDTPPPLIDLGKITENLNE; encoded by the coding sequence ATGAAATCTTATCTGCCACAGTTCTCTTTTGAGTCCAAGGAGAAAAGCCCTTCTGAGTCGAAACGTCGAAACAGAGGTATAGTTGATAGGCTTAAAAAGTTTAACTTCCCTCAAGTTCAAAGCAACGACAAATCACAAAATTTAGGTAATAGTCATCCACCTGATGATCGAGTTACAATTAGAACTATCTCAAATGATTCGGCAGATGATCATCGGGTGTTTAGCAATTACACATATTCAACTAGAGATAGTTTTCCCAGTTCTCACTCTGAAAACTACGAATTACCGAAGACTCCTCCGCCCATCACCCCATCGGGATCTCCAAGGCGGTATAAACATCGTAAGAGTAATGCTATTTCGGTGAGTACACCAGAGGAGCTATATTTGCCCAAGACACCGGATCACAACAGTGATATTTATAGAGAAGACGAAGGCGTATTTTACCTTTCCTCTCCTACATCAGACATCATTTCATATAAGCACCAGTTAAGTCCTGAGACTACAATAAGAGACACGAAAGAACAATTACGAAGAAACACAGTAGTAGGTGTCGCAAATAGCTTGACTGAATTTGCTGAAAAAAACAGATTGGATATCTCCGGTAAAGTGTTCGCTGATATCAACgatacaccaccacctcTAATTGATCTAGGAAAGATAACAGAAAACCTTAACGAATAG
- the AMN1 gene encoding Amn1p (CAGL0H07491g~Ortholog(s) have role in mitotic cell cycle checkpoint, negative regulation of exit from mitosis and cellular bud, cytoplasm, nucleus localization) — protein sequence MVLPDSNIMKNGSIKRLRDSQIENSPYSRPIKKITPNSSHEDLSATISNEGSLNFTPRTSRQESLYNMKKIFQKTYSQTKLGLFSSKKQVNTLETAIPTTPKQQLPTPTTSPEKNNILWSTPNSLTSLRTISNDLDDCRNRNLITDFSELSIINSSSSSIYSTQQSHPIFEIPEIVDNIVKQLYLIENEQDLLNGHHKKDVNRENTSTVVSCLAVSKTWNKVSKGYLMRDLKFTKSTSLTNFLSQCSTKKTTPQSLILHKMSDINNNNSRGLEIIIDPKQLRHLEYYVCPNILPPVNWFQSLTKLEKLILPGNKLINDSYLIQICRYLPNLKVLDLRACDNITDAGIVAVGTHCKQLVSCNIGRHRNGSSITGLSVVALAKNTMIRTLGLAGCDITDASMWELAQKCGKNIERLSLNNCNKLTNFSLPMLFAFNYFPNLNVLEIQNIAKITDVRHMVRYKIWKRSQRIPILIKGCDRITKLIHEEERQIKAQSLKTARKDMTLWVNQLENE from the coding sequence ATGGTATTGCCTGATTCCAACATTATGAAAAATGGTTCAATTAAAAGATTAAGAGATTCTCAGATTGAGAACTCTCCATACAGCAGACCAATCAAGAAGATTACACCAAATTCGTCACATGAAGATCTCAGCGCTACAATCTCAAATGAAGGGAGCTTGAATTTCACTCCCAGGACCAGTCGTCAAGAAAGTCTATATAacatgaagaagatattccAAAAGACTTATTCACAGACAAAGCTTGGACTCTTTTCAAGCAAAAAGCAAGTTAATACCTTGGAGACTGCCATCCCAACTACTCCAAAGCAACAGTTACCAACCCCAACTACATCaccagaaaaaaataacatttTATGGAGCACTCCAAATAGCTTGACATCTCTTCGTACTATCTCAAATGACCTAGATGATTGCAGAAACAGAAACCTGATTACTGATTTTTCCGAGCTTTCTATCATAAATTCCAGTTCTTCTAGTATTTATTCAACTCAGCAATCTCATCCAATCTTTGAGATTCCGGAAATAGTTGACAATATAGTTAAGCAATTATACCTGATTGAAAACGAACAAGATTTATTAAACGGTCATCATAAAAAAGATGTTAACAGAGAGAATACTTCAACGGTGGTGTCATGCCTTGCTGTTAGTAAGACTTGGAATAAAGTCTCCAAAGGCTATTTGATGCGTGACTTGAAATTTACCAAATCTACTAGTTTGACAAACTTCCTCTCCCAATGCAGTACAAAAAAAACTACACCACAATCATTGATTTTACACAAGATGAGTGACATTAATAACAACAATTCTAGGGGTCTCGAGATAATTATTGATCCAAAGCAGCTAAGGCATCTGGAGTATTACGTTTGTCCAAACATTTTACCACCTGTAAATTGGTTTCAAAGTCTGACCAAACTTGAAAAACTTATCCTTCCAGGAAATAAGCTAATAAATGATAGCTATCTAATCCAGATCTGTAGGTACTTACCAAACTTAAAGGTTTTAGACTTAAGAGCATGTGATAACATAACCGATGCAGGCATCGTAGCAGTTGGAACACATTGCAAGCAACTGGTATCTTGTAATATTGGTCGTCATAGAAATGGTTCAAGTATCACAGGCCTATCAGTTGTTGCACTTGCAAAGAATACAATGATTAGAACACTTGGACTTGCAGGCTGTGATATAACTGATGCTTCTATGTGGGAACTCGCACAGAAATGTGGCAAAAATATTGAGAGATTATCCTTAAACAACTGTAACAAGCTGACTAATTTCTCCCTCCCAATGCTATTTGCCTTCAATTATTTCCCAAATCTTAACGTTCTGGAAATCCAAAATATAGCAAAGATAACGGATGTAAGACATATGGTAAGATATAAAATATGGAAAAGGTCACAACGAATTCCAATTCTAATTAAAGGTTGCGACagaattacaaaattgATACATGAAGAAGAACGCCAAATCAAAGCACAAAGTCTTAAAACAGCCAGAAAGGATATGACTTTGTGGGTTAATCAATTAGAAAATGAATAA
- the IFA38 gene encoding ketoreductase (CAGL0H07513g~Predicted ketoreductase involved in production of very long chain fatty acid for sphingolipid biosynthesis; mutants show reduced sensitivity to caspofungin and increased sensitivity to micafungin) yields the protein MTFVRELEVASQNSRAFNVTLWFIFIFGLLKLVPFALRFLSMVFDLFVLPPVNYAKYGCKAGDYAVVTGASDGIGKEFASQLASKGFNLVLISRTESKLVALKDELEGKFNIKAKILAIDISADSKDNYNKIYSLCDDLPISILVNNVGQSHSIPVPFLATEEEEMRNIITINNTATLMITQIIAPIIIRTVKKHRESGDKKLKSQRGLILTMGSFGGLIPTPLLATYSGSKAFLQNWSSSLAGELAADNVDVELVLSYLVTSAMSKVRRTSMMIPNPRTFVKSTLRNIGRRCGAQDRYGTITPFWSHAIYHFVIEELFGVYARVVNEINYKFHKSIRIRAVRKAVREAKQN from the coding sequence ATGACATTTGTTAGGGAATTAGAGGTTGCTAGTCAAAATAGCAGAGCATTTAACGTGACACTATGgtttattttcatcttcgGTTTGTTGAAGCTTGTTCCTTTTGCATTGAGATTTCTGTCCATGGTCTTTGATCTCTTTGTATTACCACCTGTCAACTATGCCAAGTATGGTTGCAAAGCTGGTGACTACGCTGTGGTTACAGGTGCTTCCGATGGTATTGGTAAAGAATTTGCTTCTCAATTGGCAAGTAAAGGCTTCAATCTAGTACTAATCTCAAGAACTGAATCAAAACTAGTTGCATTGAAGGATGAACTAGAAGGCAAATTCAACATTAAAGCCAAGATCTTAGCCATTGATATCTCTGCGGATAGCAAGGACAACTACAACAAGATTTATTCCCTTTGTGATGACCTTCCAATCTCTATACTAGTTAACAATGTTGGCCAATCTCATTCTATTCCTGTTCCATTTTTGGctactgaagaagaagaaatgagAAACATTATAACTATCAATAACACCGCTACCTTGATGATCACTCAAATTATTGCTCCAATTATTATCAGAACAGTTAAGAAACACAGAGAATCTGGGGATAAAAAGTTGAAGTCTCAACGTGGTCTGATCTTGACTATGGGCTCCTTTGGTGGTTTGATCCCAACCCCATTGCTTGCTACATACAGTGGCTCTAAGGCCTTCTTGCAAAATTGGTCCTCCTCTCTAGCTGGTGAACTTGCAGCAGACAATGTGGATGTTGAGTTGGTTCTATCTTACTTGGTTACTAGCGCAATGTCAAAAGTTAGAAGAACCTCTATGATGATTCCTAATCCACGTACTTTTGTCAAGTCCACTCTGAGAAATATTGGCAGACGCTGTGGTGCCCAGGACAGGTATGGAACGATCACGCCTTTCTGGAGTCATGCTATCTACCATTTTGTCATTGAGGAATTGTTTGGTGTCTACGCCAGAGTTGTCAACGAGATCAATTACAAATTCCACAAGTCTATCAGAATTAGGGCTGTTAGGAAGGCTGTAAGAGAAGCCAAGCAAAACTGA
- the CDC28 gene encoding cyclin-dependent serine/threonine-protein kinase CDC28 (CAGL0H07535g~Ortholog(s) have RNA polymerase II core binding, cyclin-dependent protein serine/threonine kinase activity, histone binding activity): MSSELANYKRLEKVGEGTYGVVYKALDLRPGKGQRVVALKKIRLESEDEGVPSTAIREISLLKELKDDNIVRLYDIVHSDAHKLYLVLEFLDLDLKRYMESIPKDQPLGVNIIKKFMVQLCKGIAYCHAHRILHRDLKPQNLLIDKEGNLKLGDFGLARAFGVPLRAYTHEIVTLWYRAPEVLLGGKQYSTGVDTWSIGCIFAEMCNRKPIFSGDSEIDQIFKIFRILGTPSEAVWPDIVYLPDFKPSFPQWRRKDLAEVVPSLDPHGIDLLDKLLAYDPINRISARRAANHPYFHEQ, from the coding sequence ATGAGCAGCGAATTGGCTAACTATAAGAGGCTGGAGAAGGTCGGAGAAGGTACATATGGTGTTGTCTACAAGGCACTCGATTTGAGACCTGGGAAGGGTCAAAGGGTGGTTGCGCTAAAGAAGATCAGATTAGAGAGTGAGGATGAAGGTGTTCCGAGTACTGCTATTCGGGAGATCTCGCTGTTGAAGGAGTTGAAGGACGACAATATCGTCAGGTTATATGATATTGTGCACAGCGATGCGCATAAGTTGTACTTAGTTCTTGAGTTTCTGGACTTGGATTTGAAGAGGTACATGGAGAGCATACCTAAGGACCAACCACTGGGAGTCAATATAATCAAGAAGTTCATGGTGCAGCTCTGTAAAGGTATTGCGTATTGCCATGCGCACCGTATCCTGCACCGTGATTTAAAGCCCCAGAACCTGCTGATCGACAAAGAAGGTAACCTGAAGCTTGGTGATTTCGGTTTAGCGCGGGCCTTTGGTGTTCCATTGAGAGCGTACACACACGAGATTGTTACTTTGTGGTACCGTGCCCCCGAGGTCTTGCTTGGAGGCAAGCAGTACAGTACGGGTGTCGACACCTGGTCCATTGGGTGTATATTTGCTGAGATGTGCAACCGGAAGCCTATATTCAGTGGTGACAGTGAGATCGACCAGATCTTCAAGATATTCAGGATACTGGGCACACCGTCCGAGGCAGTGTGGCCGGACATCGTCTACTTGCCAGACTTCAAGCCCAGCTTCCCGCAATGGAGGCGCAAGGACCTGGCCGAGGTGGTACCATCGCTAGACCCCCACGGTATAGACCTGCTGGACAAGCTGCTTGCATACGACCCAATCAACCGTATCAGCGCAAGAAGAGCGGCCAACCACCCATACTTTCACGAGcagtaa